One window of Propionispora vibrioides genomic DNA carries:
- a CDS encoding efflux RND transporter periplasmic adaptor subunit produces the protein MKGFKLKYWLVPVLLVIGLTLVFRSGAFSKEKVQPQADSGVAVRVADVQYTQVVPGLSLNGSIEGRTSATISAKIAGRIEEVLVEEGQPVKAGDPLVRLENVELTNSVRTAEDAVTKAQVSYDLAAADYNRYQTLYDKGAVSQQQLDTAMAKLKSAQADLSSAVAGRNNAAQQLGYGVITAPVDGVVANKTATVGQVVSPGSALMVVQDISQVQAVVNIEQKDLGQVKVGQKAQVRVDAYGDRVFEGTVDGMNPEAGSASRMFRTKIKLDNADGALKAGMFAKIELATGEPVAVLTVPQAAVIQKQGLYYVFTAEDGKAVRHQIEIGKADQDSIQIKSGLQQGDKAVISGVNQLKDNEAVKVTE, from the coding sequence ATGAAAGGGTTTAAGCTTAAATACTGGCTGGTGCCGGTTTTGCTGGTTATCGGTTTGACGCTCGTTTTCCGCAGCGGCGCTTTTTCCAAGGAAAAGGTGCAGCCCCAGGCAGATAGCGGAGTGGCCGTACGAGTGGCGGACGTACAATATACGCAGGTGGTACCGGGACTTTCTTTAAATGGGTCTATTGAAGGCAGAACTTCAGCGACCATCAGTGCCAAAATTGCGGGACGGATTGAAGAGGTGCTGGTTGAAGAAGGCCAGCCGGTAAAGGCCGGCGATCCGTTAGTCCGGCTGGAGAATGTGGAATTGACCAATTCGGTGCGGACGGCAGAGGATGCAGTGACCAAAGCCCAAGTGAGCTATGATCTGGCTGCTGCCGATTACAACCGTTATCAAACCTTGTATGACAAAGGAGCCGTTTCACAACAGCAATTGGATACGGCAATGGCCAAGCTAAAGAGTGCACAGGCTGATTTGTCCAGTGCCGTGGCTGGCCGCAACAACGCGGCGCAGCAACTGGGTTATGGCGTGATTACAGCACCGGTAGACGGAGTTGTTGCTAATAAAACGGCCACTGTCGGCCAGGTGGTATCGCCTGGTTCGGCTTTAATGGTAGTACAGGACATTAGTCAGGTACAGGCTGTGGTAAATATTGAGCAAAAGGACCTGGGCCAGGTCAAAGTGGGGCAGAAGGCGCAAGTGCGGGTGGACGCCTATGGGGACAGAGTGTTTGAGGGAACCGTGGACGGCATGAATCCCGAAGCCGGCTCGGCCAGCCGGATGTTCAGAACCAAAATTAAGCTGGATAATGCCGACGGAGCCTTGAAGGCTGGCATGTTCGCTAAAATTGAACTGGCTACCGGCGAACCAGTAGCCGTCCTTACCGTGCCGCAGGCCGCGGTTATCCAGAAACAGGGCCTGTATTATGTATTTACCGCGGAAGACGGCAAAGCCGTGCGGCATCAAATCGAGATCGGCAAGGCCGATCAGGACAGTATCCAGATTAAAAGCGGGTTGCAGCAGGGAGACAAGGCAGTTATCAGCGGCGTAAACCAGCTAAAGGATAATGAAGCGGTAAAAGTAACGGAGTAA
- a CDS encoding efflux RND transporter permease subunit, with product MKITDISLKRPVFATVTILALVVLGLFSYISLNVDEYPDVEIPVVAVTVSYPGASPEQVKSKVTQKVEETVSVVPGVDHITSTVKEGSSTTVIQFTMETSAATAAQDVRDKVGRLQGVLPDDAEAPVVTRFDPSETPVASIALTGKASQRELTILAQDTVAERLEAVNGVAAVNVQGGLDREIQINLDSDKLAAYGLTIPEVTSSLRNENMETPGGKVTDGTRETSLRTMGSLTSPQAILDLPVVRRDGVQLFVKNIASVADTTKSVTSITKLNGSPAVGLDIMKQSGSNTVEVVTNVKKELETIKKDLPPGVEISLVRDNSKNINDSIHDVLFNLIFGGVLAVGIVFLFLGNWRSTMIAAIAIPTSIITSFLAMKALNFTLNTMSLLALSLAVGLLIDDAIVVIENIVRHLEMGKDKFKAASEGTAEIGLAVTATTLTLVAVFLPVGMMTGIVGQFFKQFGITVAVSVLVSLFVAFTLTPMLSAKYLNNSHEKAPTGRLGRLWEHWNGKFDRATERYGTFLSYALEHRGKVMLIAATLFIGSLALTPFLGSSFIPDSDSGELTISADVDPGMTPEAVGVIADQMADTIRSLPEVTMTYANSDNSSINILTKLTDKGQRKRSDNDIIVDLRQKLDGMTGVQVSVSKKSGMSSGKPVSLVIQGPSLDKLSELAEQVEQIVASTPGAVDVTSSYEAGKPDVQIVVNRDQASDLGVSTSNIASTLQTMFNGTVVSQFKEDDDAYDIRLILAPGDRKSLSDVNNIYLAGSNRDKDGQTVMVPLSQVTQTVYATSPTQIKRYDRQDQVTISANLKGVTLGEFNTALNKQLSNVALPEGYQFVATGQSQQMKDAFTGIVMALALAVLFIFFVLAAQFESYIDPFAIMLALPLAIIGAILGLLAAGSTISMMSLIGVIMLMGLVTKNAILLIDFAKQSMEKGVARNQALVDAAIVRMRPIMMTTMAMIFGMVPLALGIGPGAETRAPMAHAIIGGLVTSTILTLVVVPVVYTLLDDVKRGRVAIKFMLPSLGFLKHRKRDAENMQ from the coding sequence ATGAAAATTACTGATATAAGCTTAAAGCGTCCGGTGTTCGCGACAGTAACCATCTTAGCCCTTGTCGTTTTAGGCTTATTCAGCTACATCTCGTTAAATGTAGATGAATATCCTGATGTGGAGATTCCTGTCGTAGCGGTTACCGTCAGCTATCCGGGCGCTTCACCGGAACAAGTCAAATCAAAAGTTACCCAGAAGGTGGAGGAGACGGTCAGTGTCGTACCGGGTGTTGACCATATTACTTCGACCGTGAAGGAAGGGAGTTCGACGACGGTCATCCAGTTTACTATGGAGACTTCGGCAGCTACCGCAGCGCAGGATGTCCGCGACAAAGTGGGACGTTTGCAGGGCGTGCTGCCCGATGATGCTGAAGCGCCGGTAGTTACCCGTTTTGACCCTTCGGAAACCCCGGTCGCATCTATTGCGCTGACCGGTAAAGCCAGCCAGCGTGAGTTGACCATTCTAGCCCAGGATACGGTGGCAGAACGACTGGAAGCCGTCAATGGCGTGGCTGCCGTCAATGTGCAGGGCGGTCTGGACCGGGAGATTCAAATTAATCTGGATAGCGACAAGCTGGCGGCCTATGGGCTGACTATCCCGGAAGTGACAAGCAGCTTGCGCAATGAGAATATGGAAACTCCCGGCGGGAAAGTTACCGACGGGACCAGGGAAACCAGCCTGCGGACCATGGGCAGCCTAACCTCGCCGCAGGCCATACTGGACCTGCCAGTGGTACGGCGGGACGGTGTGCAACTATTTGTTAAAAATATTGCTTCCGTGGCGGATACCACTAAGAGTGTGACCTCTATTACCAAGCTGAACGGCAGCCCGGCCGTCGGCCTGGATATCATGAAGCAGTCGGGCAGCAATACTGTGGAAGTGGTAACTAACGTCAAAAAAGAACTGGAAACAATCAAAAAGGATTTGCCGCCCGGTGTGGAAATCTCCCTGGTGCGGGACAACTCCAAAAATATCAACGATTCCATTCACGACGTGCTGTTTAACCTGATCTTCGGCGGGGTATTGGCGGTCGGGATCGTATTCCTGTTTTTGGGCAACTGGCGGAGCACCATGATTGCCGCTATTGCCATACCAACTTCAATTATTACTTCGTTCCTGGCCATGAAGGCGCTGAATTTCACGCTTAACACCATGTCGTTGTTGGCGCTGTCGCTGGCAGTCGGCCTTCTCATTGACGATGCCATTGTTGTTATTGAGAATATCGTGCGCCATTTAGAGATGGGTAAGGATAAGTTTAAAGCTGCTTCCGAAGGTACGGCCGAAATCGGTCTGGCGGTTACGGCAACTACGCTGACTTTGGTGGCCGTATTCCTGCCGGTCGGGATGATGACAGGCATTGTCGGTCAGTTCTTTAAGCAGTTCGGTATTACCGTTGCTGTCAGCGTGCTGGTATCACTGTTTGTTGCCTTTACGCTGACGCCGATGCTGTCGGCAAAATATTTGAACAATAGCCACGAGAAAGCGCCTACTGGTCGGCTGGGACGGCTCTGGGAACACTGGAACGGCAAGTTTGACCGGGCCACTGAGCGCTACGGCACCTTTCTTTCCTATGCATTGGAACACAGGGGAAAAGTAATGCTGATTGCCGCGACCCTGTTTATCGGCAGTCTTGCTTTAACTCCCTTTTTGGGCTCGAGCTTTATTCCCGATTCCGATAGCGGCGAGCTTACGATAAGCGCCGATGTCGACCCGGGAATGACGCCGGAAGCTGTCGGAGTTATTGCCGATCAAATGGCCGATACCATCCGGTCTTTGCCGGAGGTCACAATGACCTATGCTAATTCCGATAACAGCAGTATCAATATTTTGACCAAGCTTACTGATAAAGGGCAGCGTAAACGCAGCGACAATGATATTATTGTCGACCTGCGGCAAAAGCTGGACGGCATGACCGGAGTACAGGTCAGTGTTTCCAAGAAATCCGGCATGTCCAGCGGCAAGCCGGTATCACTGGTCATTCAGGGACCTTCACTGGATAAGTTGTCCGAGCTGGCAGAACAGGTTGAACAGATTGTAGCGTCCACTCCGGGTGCCGTTGATGTTACTTCCAGCTATGAAGCCGGCAAGCCGGACGTACAAATTGTAGTTAACCGTGATCAGGCTTCCGATTTGGGCGTATCCACGTCCAATATCGCCAGCACGCTGCAGACTATGTTTAATGGCACAGTGGTGTCTCAGTTTAAAGAGGACGATGACGCCTATGATATCCGTCTGATTCTGGCACCGGGTGACCGGAAAAGCCTGTCCGATGTAAACAACATTTATCTGGCCGGTTCCAACCGGGACAAGGACGGACAGACAGTGATGGTACCGCTGTCTCAGGTGACGCAAACTGTCTATGCCACAAGTCCTACCCAGATAAAGCGGTATGACCGGCAGGATCAGGTTACCATTTCCGCTAACCTCAAAGGGGTAACGTTAGGCGAGTTCAATACGGCACTGAACAAGCAGTTAAGTAATGTTGCCTTGCCGGAGGGCTATCAGTTTGTGGCCACCGGGCAGTCGCAACAGATGAAGGATGCCTTTACCGGCATTGTGATGGCGCTGGCCCTGGCCGTGCTGTTTATCTTCTTTGTTCTGGCCGCTCAGTTTGAAAGCTATATCGATCCCTTTGCCATCATGCTGGCGCTGCCATTAGCCATTATTGGCGCCATCCTTGGCTTACTGGCCGCCGGCAGTACAATCAGCATGATGTCGCTAATCGGGGTGATCATGTTGATGGGTCTGGTGACAAAGAACGCCATTCTGCTGATCGACTTTGCCAAGCAGTCGATGGAAAAAGGGGTGGCGCGTAATCAGGCGCTGGTTGATGCGGCGATCGTCCGGATGCGCCCGATTATGATGACCACCATGGCCATGATTTTCGGCATGGTGCCACTGGCCTTAGGTATCGGACCAGGCGCCGAAACCAGGGCGCCCATGGCGCATGCCATTATCGGCGGTCTGGTTACCTCCACGATTTTGACACTGGTGGTGGTGCCTGTGGTGTATACTCTGTTGGACGATGTCAAACGAGGCCGGGTAGCGATAAAGTTTATGTTGCCTTCCCTGGGTTTTCTAAAACACAGAAAACGCGACGCTGAAAACATGCAATAG
- a CDS encoding polysaccharide deacetylase family protein: MIIHCMRVRWLSLFLCAGIALLVLAEFVPSRVVPVRQVDTISKVVALTFDDGPDPATTQALLEVLAKKQVKATFFLLGSQVETYPELAANITSQGHEIGSHNYSHAFLNRVSLAEYLEQVGRAETAISKVTPKPVLFRPPGGGYNDKLLEELQKRGYTTVLWSIDPRDWEGKTAEATTGLVVKQTKPGSIILLHEGSCARATPEAVGRIIEQLAGQGYSFVTVSELLSLKKQTE; encoded by the coding sequence ATGATCATTCACTGCATGCGGGTTCGCTGGCTGTCTTTATTTTTGTGTGCCGGCATTGCCTTGCTGGTTTTGGCGGAGTTTGTTCCGTCCCGCGTTGTCCCCGTCAGACAGGTGGACACGATAAGCAAAGTTGTTGCGCTTACCTTTGACGATGGGCCCGACCCAGCCACCACGCAGGCGTTGCTGGAGGTATTAGCGAAAAAACAGGTAAAAGCCACTTTTTTTTTGTTGGGTTCCCAGGTGGAGACCTATCCTGAACTGGCCGCCAACATAACCAGCCAAGGCCATGAAATTGGCAGCCATAATTACAGTCATGCCTTTTTGAACCGGGTGAGCCTGGCGGAATACCTGGAGCAGGTAGGACGGGCGGAAACGGCCATCAGCAAGGTGACGCCAAAACCTGTTTTGTTTCGTCCTCCCGGTGGCGGCTATAACGACAAACTGCTAGAGGAACTCCAAAAGCGGGGATATACTACCGTTCTGTGGTCGATAGATCCCCGGGACTGGGAAGGTAAAACGGCAGAAGCCACCACCGGACTTGTGGTAAAACAGACGAAACCGGGCAGTATTATCCTGCTGCACGAAGGAAGTTGCGCGCGGGCAACACCGGAAGCCGTCGGCCGCATTATTGAGCAACTGGCTGGTCAGGGTTATTCCTTCGTCACCGTAAGCGAACTGCTCAGCCTGAAAAAACAGACTGAATAA
- a CDS encoding DUF1540 domain-containing protein — protein MARDVKCNVKNCHYWGQGQECTASAIEVNVDGGAEKASYVAETNCHTFKAK, from the coding sequence ATGGCACGTGATGTAAAATGCAATGTAAAAAACTGTCATTACTGGGGACAAGGCCAAGAATGTACCGCTTCGGCTATTGAAGTAAATGTGGACGGCGGCGCGGAAAAAGCCAGCTATGTGGCAGAAACCAACTGTCATACGTTCAAGGCAAAATAA
- a CDS encoding galactokinase: MQKLAECKHVFQEKFPGGGERVFFAPGRINLIGEHTDYNGGHVFPCALTFGTYALARKRNDELVRMYSMNFPDKGIIEFNLNDLSYQPAHNWGNYPKGMLRFCREEGYDITTGMDIVFYGEIPNGAGLSSSASIEMLTGVVLEGLFQLAIDRIAMVKLGKKVENEFIGVNSGIMDQFAIGMGKAGCGILLDCDTLHYSYAPLNLTEHVIMIMNTNKRRELADSKYNERRSECEAALARLQTVMPVNSLGELSADEFEKHKQLIGNDIWIRRAKHAVYENARTVRALEELQKGNLTEFGRLVNQSHISLRDDYEVTGRELDTLVEAAWRQPGVLGARMTGAGFGGCAIALVEKDRSEAFVSAVSKEYSERIGYEATFYMANIGDGAREITEEVKQ; encoded by the coding sequence ATGCAAAAGCTGGCAGAATGTAAACACGTGTTTCAGGAAAAGTTTCCCGGCGGTGGGGAACGGGTATTTTTTGCACCGGGACGGATTAACCTCATTGGGGAGCATACCGATTACAACGGTGGGCATGTATTTCCCTGTGCGCTGACGTTTGGCACCTACGCGCTGGCCCGTAAACGGAATGATGAGCTGGTGCGGATGTATTCAATGAATTTTCCTGATAAGGGAATTATCGAATTTAACCTGAACGACTTGTCTTACCAACCAGCCCATAACTGGGGAAACTATCCGAAGGGGATGCTCCGCTTTTGCCGGGAGGAAGGTTATGACATTACCACCGGCATGGATATTGTCTTCTACGGGGAAATTCCTAATGGAGCCGGCCTTTCTTCTTCCGCTTCCATTGAAATGCTTACCGGTGTTGTGCTGGAGGGCTTATTCCAGCTTGCTATTGACCGGATTGCCATGGTGAAGCTGGGCAAGAAGGTGGAAAATGAGTTTATTGGTGTGAACAGCGGGATTATGGATCAGTTTGCCATTGGCATGGGCAAAGCCGGCTGCGGTATTCTGCTAGACTGCGACACCTTGCACTATTCCTACGCGCCGCTTAACCTGACCGAGCATGTGATCATGATTATGAATACCAACAAGCGGCGGGAACTGGCCGATTCCAAGTATAATGAGCGCCGCAGCGAGTGCGAGGCCGCCCTGGCCAGGTTGCAGACGGTGATGCCGGTAAATTCGCTGGGCGAGTTGTCGGCGGACGAATTTGAAAAACATAAGCAGCTCATTGGCAATGACATCTGGATCAGACGGGCTAAGCACGCCGTATATGAAAACGCCCGTACCGTCCGGGCGCTGGAAGAACTGCAAAAGGGCAATCTGACGGAGTTTGGCCGGTTGGTCAATCAGTCGCACATATCGCTGCGCGATGATTACGAGGTAACCGGCAGGGAACTGGACACGCTGGTTGAGGCAGCCTGGCGGCAGCCGGGTGTGTTGGGCGCCCGGATGACCGGCGCCGGGTTTGGCGGCTGCGCCATTGCTCTGGTGGAAAAGGACCGGAGCGAAGCGTTTGTCAGCGCCGTAAGCAAGGAATACAGTGAACGTATCGGCTATGAAGCCACTTTTTATATGGCCAATATTGGCGACGGGGCAAGGGAAATTACGGAGGAGGTTAAACAATGA
- the galE gene encoding UDP-glucose 4-epimerase GalE has protein sequence MNVLVLGGAGYIGSHAVYQLIELGHTVVVVDNLQTGHRGAIHREAIFHQGDIRNRHFLREVFAREKIDAVLHFAANSIVGESMSKPLAYFDNNVYGTQVLLEVMNEYQVKHIVFSSTAATYGEPQAVPITEDMPPLPTNAYGETKLAMEKMMKWCDVAYGIKFVSLRYFNVAGARQDAKIGEDHATETHLIPLVLQVALGKRDYITIFGDDYDTADGTCVRDYIHVEDLIEAHVLAMNYLKNQGESTIVNLGSSQGFSVKEIIDTARQVTGHAIPAKIGSRRAGDPSKLIASSSKAKQLLGWKPQRTEIDRIVADAWNWHKQHPDGFNE, from the coding sequence ATGAACGTATTAGTGCTGGGAGGGGCCGGTTATATCGGCTCCCATGCCGTTTACCAGCTCATTGAGTTGGGTCATACCGTAGTGGTGGTGGATAACCTGCAGACCGGTCATCGAGGAGCCATCCATCGAGAGGCGATTTTTCATCAGGGCGATATACGGAACAGGCATTTCTTGCGCGAGGTATTTGCCAGAGAAAAGATTGATGCGGTGCTGCATTTTGCCGCCAATTCGATTGTCGGTGAATCGATGAGTAAGCCGCTGGCCTATTTTGACAATAACGTTTATGGCACACAGGTGCTGCTGGAAGTGATGAACGAATACCAGGTGAAGCATATCGTGTTTTCCTCCACTGCCGCCACCTACGGAGAACCGCAGGCTGTCCCCATCACCGAAGATATGCCGCCATTGCCGACCAATGCCTACGGTGAAACCAAACTGGCCATGGAAAAAATGATGAAATGGTGTGATGTCGCTTATGGCATCAAGTTCGTGTCGCTTCGCTATTTCAATGTGGCCGGGGCACGGCAGGACGCTAAAATCGGCGAGGACCACGCCACAGAAACCCATCTGATTCCGCTGGTTCTGCAGGTAGCATTAGGCAAGCGTGACTATATCACGATTTTTGGTGACGATTATGATACGGCCGATGGGACTTGCGTCCGTGATTATATTCATGTGGAGGATCTGATTGAGGCCCATGTGCTAGCCATGAATTACCTGAAAAATCAGGGGGAGAGCACGATTGTCAATTTAGGCAGCAGCCAGGGATTTTCGGTTAAAGAGATTATTGATACCGCCCGGCAGGTAACCGGCCATGCCATTCCGGCGAAGATTGGCAGCCGCCGGGCCGGCGACCCCAGCAAATTAATCGCCTCTTCGTCCAAGGCAAAACAACTGCTTGGCTGGAAGCCACAGCGCACCGAGATTGACCGGATTGTCGCC